Proteins co-encoded in one Crateriforma spongiae genomic window:
- a CDS encoding ROK family protein, whose translation MSEPNRSNEKDTEKADKFWIGFDLGGTKMLAIAYDQNWKELGRRRRKTRGRDSSDSGLDRICSTIERLLNENDLSADQIAGIGIGCPGPIDVDKGRILVTPNLGWNNLDVRDKLKKRFDCPVAVVNDVDAGVYGEYRFGAAKKARCVVGIFPGTGIGGGCVYQGQILQGAGISCMEIGHTRISSSDRASGYDLPGTLEAEASRLTIAAEAAKAAHRGDAPALKEIAGTDLAEIRSGALSESIEKGDSAIHHLVETAAETVGIAVVNIVHLLAPDKIVLGGGLVEAMEDLIVGTVKRTARKRVMSVYRDRFDVVPAKLGDDAGALGAAAWAASTFGDESEED comes from the coding sequence ATGTCAGAACCGAATCGCAGCAACGAGAAAGACACCGAAAAGGCGGACAAGTTTTGGATCGGCTTTGATCTTGGTGGCACCAAGATGCTGGCCATCGCCTATGACCAAAATTGGAAGGAACTCGGCCGCCGCCGTCGCAAGACCCGCGGACGTGATTCGTCCGACAGCGGATTGGACCGCATCTGTTCGACGATCGAGCGATTGCTAAACGAAAACGATCTGTCCGCAGACCAGATCGCGGGCATCGGTATCGGTTGCCCTGGACCAATCGATGTGGACAAAGGACGTATCTTGGTCACACCCAACCTGGGTTGGAACAACTTGGACGTTCGTGACAAGTTGAAGAAGCGATTCGATTGTCCGGTGGCCGTGGTCAATGACGTTGATGCCGGTGTCTATGGCGAGTATCGCTTTGGTGCCGCAAAGAAGGCCCGCTGCGTGGTGGGGATTTTTCCGGGAACGGGCATCGGTGGCGGATGTGTGTACCAAGGCCAGATTCTTCAGGGTGCCGGAATCAGTTGTATGGAGATCGGTCACACTCGAATTTCCAGCAGCGATCGTGCAAGCGGTTATGACTTGCCCGGAACGTTGGAAGCTGAAGCCAGCCGATTGACCATTGCCGCCGAAGCGGCCAAGGCGGCTCATCGTGGCGACGCGCCAGCGCTGAAAGAAATTGCCGGGACAGATCTGGCGGAAATTCGCAGCGGTGCGCTATCGGAGTCCATTGAAAAGGGTGATTCCGCGATTCACCACTTGGTGGAAACGGCCGCCGAAACGGTCGGCATTGCGGTCGTCAACATCGTGCACCTGTTGGCACCCGACAAGATTGTGTTGGGGGGTGGCTTGGTCGAAGCGATGGAAGATCTGATTGTCGGCACGGTGAAACGCACTGCACGCAAACGCGTGATGAGCGTTTACCGCGATCGATTCGACGTTGTGCCGGCAAAGTTGGGCGACGACGCCGGGGCACTTGGGGCCGCTGCGTGGGCAGCCAGCACCTTTGGCGACGAATCGGAAGAAGACTAA